CGTTCTTTTTTTGTTTCAACCATTCCGTCAAAAGACAGTAAAAATCCTCTTGCATTTAGAAATAATTCTCTGTGTTCAGATTCCAAATCTTTGTCGTATTGCATTGTGTTTCTTTATCTTGTGGCTAACGTTAAGTATATGAAAAGTAGGCGATTTCGAAGTATTAAACTTTCAGTTAAGAACAAAGTTTGATACGAGCCAAAATCCTTTATTTTACTACTATTTCGCTCATTTTTTATATACATTGTTAGCCACTGGCTTTTTTATTCATTTCTCAAATTCCCAATGTAATCTGTTCCTTTACATTGTGATAAATCAAAGATGCTTTTATGCATTCTTTTAATGCTAATTCAGGGATTTTCTGGTTTAATTGAAAGACGATTGCTCGTTTCCCCTCGTACTGAAATTTGTGGTCAAAAACCAACCTAAAGGTATCAACTAATCTACTTGTACATTGGAAATACATTGCATATTGGTCAGGTGTTTTTTCTTTCCAATCTATTCGTAAAGTACTACCGTTTTTAGTGACAAAACTCGGTTCTCCCCATTTCAAAGTTTCTTCCAAAACAGTCACTCCTTCGGTTTCTTCGGCTGTTTCTACTACCAGTTCCCGAAGATGTTGCAATTTATCCCGAACAAAGTCGGGATAATTCGCAAAAACTTCATTTACTCTTGGGGCTGTCTTTAAGGTTAGTTTACCCATTCGTTTCTTGTTTTATACCTACATAAAAATCTACTTCCGCATCAGAAGGATTTTGTGCTTTTTCCCCGAAAATCTCAAAATCGGCATTATAGGTTCTGTCCAATTCCATTTCAAATATTTTAGACCATTGGTTAACGACCAAACCTTGCATTAAGTCTCCTTTTGCAGTTGTCTTGGTGTATGTT
This region of Tunicatimonas pelagia genomic DNA includes:
- a CDS encoding DUF1801 domain-containing protein, which produces MGKLTLKTAPRVNEVFANYPDFVRDKLQHLRELVVETAEETEGVTVLEETLKWGEPSFVTKNGSTLRIDWKEKTPDQYAMYFQCTSRLVDTFRLVFDHKFQYEGKRAIVFQLNQKIPELALKECIKASLIYHNVKEQITLGI